The Bacteroides fragilis NCTC 9343 genome includes the window GGCCGAAGTCTTGCGGGATGTTCGTAAGGCGGATAAATGTTATGTAAAGTACGAATTGAAACAGGGATGTTTTCACATAACAACACGCTAAGTGTGAGAAACGGTGAACGATGAACGAATCAACGATGAACGGGCTGCGCTCAGCCTATTCATCGTTTACTACTTATTTATGGTTCATTTTTTCTCTGTTTCTTCTTTCTTTTCTTCCGGATGAATCATATTTTTCACTGTTTCTCCGATAGGTAATTTGTCTAACACGCCCAAACTCGGCGCAACAGTTTTCACCAATGTGTTCAGGAAGTTGCTCGTGCCCCCATTTCCTCCGTCGAAGACAGTGATATTGCCTAAGTTTATATGTTCGAAGGCTTTTACCTGTTCGCCTGCTATTTCTTTCCACTGATCTACCATCTTGTATTGGATAGCAATCGCCGGATTCGATTCGGCTGCTTTAACCATGGCTTCAAAACCTTCTGCCTCGGCCAGCAATGAACGTTTCTTACCTTCAGCCTCCGCTTCAAGTTTTAATTGAATGGCTTTTGCTTCTGCTTCAGCTTGTGCCAGTGTCGCTTTGGCACGTGCTTCCGCTTCGCGAGTGATTTTCTCAGCTACGGCTTCTGCCTGTAAGATGGCCTCTTGGCGGGCAACCTCTGCCGGAACTATCTTTTCTGCTTTCAGAGATGATTCCACTTTACGTGCTTTCGCCTCTTCCACTTCTTTTTGTGCTATTTCCTTAGCGGTTTGCACGGCAGCTTCCGATTTAGCGGATGCCTCACCGGCTTGTTTATCGGCATTAGCTTGGGTTACAGCTAGTTCGGAGTTAGACAACGCAATCTCTTTTTGTGCTTCGTTTCGTCCGATGGCAGCTTTCTTTTGTGCTTCTGCCTGTTTGATTTCCATGTCGGAATTCAGTTCCGCAATGCGGCTTTCTTTTTCGGTATTGGCCTGTTCTATCCGGATGTTTTTTTCAGCTTCCGCTTTGGCTACCTGTGATTCCTTCTCCGCATTGGCAATAGCAACCTGAGAGATACGGTCTTTATCAGCGTTGGCTACAGAGATTTCTTGCAACTTCTTGGTTTCCGCAATGGCAATGTCTTGGTCTTTACGGGTTTCGGCCACTTTGGTTTCGCGTTCTTTTATCTGGTTGGCAATCTTGATAGCACCCAGTTTTTCCTGTTCTTCAATATTGGCCTGAGCTTCGTTCTGCGCTTTACTTTCGGCCTCTTTTCCTAAGTTGACAATATAGTTGGCAGCATCACGAATATCGCTGATGTTGATATTCATCAGGTATAAACCGAATTTGCGGAGTTCTGTATCGATGTTGTCTTTCACTTTGGAAAGAAATTTATCACGGTCGGAGTTCAACTCTTCAATTGTCATGTCGGCAATAACCAGACGCATCTGTCCGTAAACCACATCTGTAATCAGGTTTTGTTTATCGTCCATGGTCAATCCCAACATACGCTCAGCCGCATTTTGCATTACTTCGGGATCTGTGCTGATAGCTACTGTGATAGTAGTGGGTACATCTACACGGATGTTTTGAGCCGAAAGTGCTCCTGTCAGCTTGCAGTCTATCTGCATGGGTTTCATTGACAAGAATTCATATCCTTGTACAATAGGCCATACAAAGGCGGCACCACCATGATATAACTTTGCCGATTTCTTATCTCCACCTGTCTTACCATATACTACTAATACTTCGTCACTTTTACATTTGCGGTAGCGTGAAAGAATACCGATAAATGTAATTAAGATTACCGCCACAAGTATGGCAGCCATGATCATCATTTCCTGGGTCATAGTTCTCTTTTTTGAGTTTATTAATTATTGAATATATAAAGTTCCATCTTTATAAGCAGTAATTGTTGCTTTATCTCCCGTCTGGTATGATTTACCCGATTCCGTGACAACATCGATTTCTCTCATGGCTCCGTCACGACTGATCTGCACAGTGTACTTCTTTTCGTTCTGTTTGAAATAAATAGTGCATTCTCTTCCTACCAATTGTTCTGTTCTTTCCGAATGCGTGGTCTGCTGTAGTTGGTAAGCCTTTTTATATAAGAACCAAACGGCAAATACAAATATGAGTCCGATGGCGACACCCGTCAGGTAGGTCTGTATCTCGGTGTTATGCTGCAGATACATATACCAACCGAATCCTATCCCAAAGTGAGTTAATCCCTTAAAAGAAACCACACTGCTGATATCTGTGTCGATGTCAGCATCTGCATCGATATCACCAAAAAATATAGATAAGATAAATTGTACTGCGAAGATGCCTGTTGTGACAATAGCAATGGTGAGGAAAATATTACTACTCATGGCAATAGGTGTTTAATGATTTATTTTATAGATATAGTTCCCAAATATACACCTTTGATTTTTATATGCAAAGGTAAACTAATAAAAAAATGGAAGAATCGGAAAATGAATGTATATTTGTACCCTAAATTATTAAACAGAAATAGAAAAAACTATGAAGACAATCCTACTCTTTGCTCTGAGTCTGTTGCTCTCTTTATCCGTGTCGGATGTTTGTGCACAAGAGCGTGTTTATGACATTTCCCAGTTTGGCTTGAAAGCTAATAGTAAGAAAAATGCGTCTCCTGTGGTTCGTAAGGCCATAGCGAAGATTAAAGCTGAATGCCGTGATGGGGAAAAAGTGATACTTCGTTTTCCTGCCGGACGTTACAATTTTCATGAAGCGGGTTCTACCGTGCGTGAATATTATATTTCCAATCACGACC containing:
- a CDS encoding flotillin family protein — encoded protein: MTQEMMIMAAILVAVILITFIGILSRYRKCKSDEVLVVYGKTGGDKKSAKLYHGGAAFVWPIVQGYEFLSMKPMQIDCKLTGALSAQNIRVDVPTTITVAISTDPEVMQNAAERMLGLTMDDKQNLITDVVYGQMRLVIADMTIEELNSDRDKFLSKVKDNIDTELRKFGLYLMNINISDIRDAANYIVNLGKEAESKAQNEAQANIEEQEKLGAIKIANQIKERETKVAETRKDQDIAIAETKKLQEISVANADKDRISQVAIANAEKESQVAKAEAEKNIRIEQANTEKESRIAELNSDMEIKQAEAQKKAAIGRNEAQKEIALSNSELAVTQANADKQAGEASAKSEAAVQTAKEIAQKEVEEAKARKVESSLKAEKIVPAEVARQEAILQAEAVAEKITREAEARAKATLAQAEAEAKAIQLKLEAEAEGKKRSLLAEAEGFEAMVKAAESNPAIAIQYKMVDQWKEIAGEQVKAFEHINLGNITVFDGGNGGTSNFLNTLVKTVAPSLGVLDKLPIGETVKNMIHPEEKKEETEKK